Below is a window of Plasmodium malariae genome assembly, contig: PmUG01_00_3, whole genome shotgun sequence DNA.
caaatattgtttttataaataatattcttcATACATCTAATGAAGTTTTTCTTTATACTTAATGGAATTATATTCTTAGCAACAGAAATCgtttcataattataaattttttcttatgagcactgaatattatataaatatatatggatacataaaagtagaaaaaaatatattaaatagttTTAACATTTTGCATGTTTATACATTAGttctattataataatgaatcaTTTTCTGAGGTAATTTAATACTCTAATgaattgtatataaatatatatttttctaagcatataaaagtaaaattggTATTTCtcaatattcataatatacatatttgctttataaaaaaaaatgatacgTACAATATGTATCATGTGTATTTACATTGTGATATGTATGTGATcgtttaaattaatttataaaattagacTTAATATAACTTCTCTATCCTAgtgaattaattaatatttttaaaaattatataatttttttttttttattgttctatGTGATCACTTGAATGAAcatttaaaaacatatttaatacattagtttaattttcattatattacgTTGTTCTTCGTATATTAAAATCAAAAACATATCTGTTCTcgtgtttatatgtattttttatgtaaaagtaaatatagcaagtcatatttataaaaaaactattatgtgaaatatatgttttataacttatttgatataaagatattttcagtagatattttttttttgtgcgagtatgaaattatgaatacattagtatataattcttttttaaagtttaaattattaatagaagATTATCGATTTAAGAATTCTTGaaagattatttttatttagagttttaaaaatttatacgattactttttatgttatgtaattttttgtgctaagaacatttttaaaaaattaattatatgtgaaacatatattgataaaaaaaaattatattgacTTTGCTAtcgaattaattaaataactaaattatattaactataatgtttttatgtaatataccTTGTACAAAATTTctctataaatatttaataattttttattatatttcttataaatatgtatataacattaaaaaagaaaaaggtaatataaaaaaggtcgatgaatttataaacatttcTTATAGACataatagtataaataatatttaattaaatactATAACcttcaatatttatattaaggaAGTAAATGATCAGTTCTTATATATCTTccaaatatatacttttctaGTAGTTCATATACTATAAATTTGatgttataaatacattataaatcataatataaagtgtattattataaaagaattaacaaatatacgacgaagagaataaaaagaaaagttgtAATAAATGTtgttttcttcatttattattgtattattaaatttattaataatattatgggAATAACCAGTTTTTCcttgatatataaaataaaaagatatacaaattaataaGGATACATCAATTAAATGAGTTATACTTAATATACAGAATAACGTATTATGTATGCTCTCTACattctatattttctatatattccATACTTGGTCATATtatgaaaacatatatataattttttattttattttgtaaattaaaaaaattattatttaattaatttactgtatttaataaataacttatatacactgaatatttattgatgaattatatttatagtatattttataatgttacatttttataaataatattaacataacaattttagattatatttttgaagtTATATTTCCCTTTCTCATTGTAAAACAAATTGTAATTATACattgtttttaataattttatcaaaaaaaaaaaaaaaaaaattaaataaataataatagggttctatatcattaaaattatcttattgttaattatatcatttcTTCGTTTATTAGCGTATtaaatacttatattatggaacaaaaatttaagtctttaatatataataaaattcctacatttatatttttaacttgGATATGTCATTCTTACATTTATATGGTTATAATAATGTCTtttaagtgtatatatattatttatttttttctatttttattattgttagtgttttgttttactgagaatttattcatttgattaaaaaataatttttttctattttttcagaGTAGGCAAAGTAAATCATTGGTTGAATGCTACAACCAACATAGAAGGTTATACGCAAAAAATTACCGTTTACTGGCAATATATAAGCAAGATAAGGATTCAAGTATtgtgtatttaaaaaaagagatacCAAATCGAGTaaacaatataaatgatatgtttaataatgaaaaatattccttGGGAATAATTGAACAATTAAATGGGAGTTCACaaggaaataaaagaagacatcaaaaagatatgaaaaataaatcttgtatatttgaaactaaaaaatattcccatttagaaaaaaaaatcttcaaagaacttgattatatagattttctcaaaaacaacaaaacaaTTAGTggtaaaatttacaaaaaaataacacttaaaaaatatggattaCGAATTGCTTTACCTATAATACTATTTTTGTTGTTAATAACAGTATTAGTACTCGATTTGTCATGGGGCTTGTTGAAGAAAGAAAGTATATGGAAGGCAATAGGTTTAGGTAAAGAGCAATTAGAAGTATTGGAAGGCCCATTATCGTTCATTTTAGAACCTTTGTCAAAGTTAGAATTTTTTAAGCACAATACACTTGGGGGAGCAACTGCTAGTTGTAGTTTGTGCGCTAGTGTTACATCTCCCGAATTAGTTAGTAAAACATGCATATTAGGACAGTTATTTGgacttttaatatatgtcaTACCTTTCTTTATTTTAGGTGTCACAGTTATATCAgcgatttttttttaccataaaaaagttaaaaaatacgaaaaaattaagttcaaGAAACAGTAAAACGAACAATAAGAAAtatgtttcattttataaaaatttttttaacatgaAATAATAGCTGTAAAATCATCATTCAATACTTCTTAAACATAtctataattattcattGTAAATATGAATTCATAGATGTAATCTGTGTGATAtacaacaacaaaaaaaacaggATCTTCTATTTTTGTATACTTGAATTTtcaatgttttttaatttgaattataaattatcttTTGTGTTTAACTgtataatgttttttcatatgtacattattgtatttaaatagaattttaagaaaagtatatttatatatgttatattaatatataacggAATAATTCATGAAAATTACTGATGTttgataatttatacatGAATTATAATGtcatgatttttttttatagttttatgTGCTAAGATGATTATTTTTGCGGTTATTAAGAAAGTATATTATCAATTTCTTATTAATGATAAATGTCCTATTTTGTTTTGATGGAAATTTCtgaatattatttgttgcaattatttgcatatatttttttctttcattgataagaaacatattattattccataaaatgtattttaataatgacatataatataattactgtaaataattttctatgaactttttttttgtatgaactaaatttgaaaatatatgtatatatattcttattaaatATCGATTATTTATAGTGATTTTCTAATTTATGGATATTATAACCTTgcaattaaattaaaaataaaattaatttattattttattattgtgcTTAATTGTGGTATTAGTTTATTTTTGTGGAAATAAATTAAGTAGATATTGTatctaaattttataaataaatctatatatatatatatatatatatatatatatatttttattttatacattattaaaaaattattctaatgaattaaaaataattatacatttatagaTAAGATGTATAAATCCTTCTTTTTGTATATCTGTAGTAgtatatttctaataatactttatatatttgttaaaagataaattattattagaagttgtaaaaataaatagttaGGTTTTATAATCTTATATCAATATGCAGGTATATGCGTATgtatttttgctattttttatgttctcaaatatattattagccaagtttattttaagaacatataaaaaatatatagattatacaaaaaaatagtaattctttaacatatataaagctcattttttaaatttaaaataaggtaataatacaaaaaaattttgttatatattattaatatataattaataatatttaaatttattaaataggTATTAATAAGTTTTATCTTATAAAGTGATCCATTTGCTGTTAGaatgtttaattaaattagtGTAATATGTTCAGTTttccattaatttttttttggaaagtaattttaatctaaaaatttcatttattatatttgattttctataaatagatacgaaattattattgtgatagtaatatatattttagttacTATACATAGCAACTCATAAAAAGTGTTTATTAAATTAGGTTGGaaatagatattttttttttttttttttttttaatatatgatgtataaaagtaaaatattctaAGAGAACTAATCTATCATATGCTAATTCTTCAATGTAAAAACTTTTAAACATtagatatgtatatacttttGCATTCGAAAttggtaaaatattttaatatcataaaagatattaaatttttttatttctatatgtaatattataatacttgttatataaattttcatatattcatgagtattttaaaatgtatacttcaaaaaatttatttatttcatttttcactTTAAATATCTATTCTTATAAAATGTTAACACAATTTCACTcgatacttatatattttaaaaagtcaATACTAGAAATGAAATTATACACTAGTAAtttaataatgttatttattaaatagatgttaatataaatttttaagctAAGTAGggaaaaacaattaaattatcctttattattattaattaaaaattattgttaaaTGTATGgaggaatatatatgttctacATAATATGTACCATGTCATTATTGTTCTATTCCTTTTATAGATTCCTTGGATGTTAGtgaatacataatattttaaatataatagttAGAATATTATTGTGAGtctaattatttattaagtaatgtaatattttttttgactATGATTACAGTGCATGTGTTGTTTTCATGTGATAtgaatctttaaaaaaaatacatgtttacattatatgaataatgaaataagatagttaatatattaagtacatttacttttgttagatataatatattaatctaCTTgttaattgttttatattcaCTTGAACTGTTTctgaatatatgtaatatttattttatatttaaaaaatattataaaaaaaaaaaatatatatgttaattaaaactagttattttagaattagtaaaaaaatataatatgcagaagaaaaaaatataaataaacaaatatcatatttataGTTAATAAATTCCTGTATGGTTAGTTAAATATTCTCTgatatatcatttaatattaatatattattttgttttgaatGATATATATTGCTGATATTCATATGGAATACTGTAATATGATCTcg
It encodes the following:
- the PmUG01_00014700 gene encoding fam-l protein — encoded protein: MEQKFKSLIYNKIPTFIFLTWICHSYIYMSRQSKSLVECYNQHRRLYAKNYRLLAIYKQDKDSSIVYLKKEIPNRVNNINDMFNNEKYSLGIIEQLNGSSQGNKRRHQKDMKNKSCIFETKKYSHLEKKIFKELDYIDFLKNNKTISGKIYKKITLKKYGLRIALPIILFLLLITVLVLDLSWGLLKKESIWKAIGLGKEQLEVLEGPLSFILEPLSKLEFFKHNTLGGATASCSLCASVTSPELVSKTCILGQLFGLLIYVIPFFILGVTVISAIFFYHKKVKKYEKIKFKKQ